A part of Rhopalosiphum maidis isolate BTI-1 chromosome 3, ASM367621v3, whole genome shotgun sequence genomic DNA contains:
- the LOC113560231 gene encoding uncharacterized protein LOC113560231, translated as MVTRGKGILPPLKVGDNVLVSIPSVDRGRGDAANLLAVIIEEKDGKFRIRTKEGILSTWLERNSLAATKYCSLTTADVQQNEYSLRELVRLGSIGTGQGYRRCTCRTNCTCKKNNMMCNLACHPGYTCQNV; from the coding sequence ATGGTAACCAGAGGCAAAGGCATCCTTCCTCCTTTAAAAGTTGGTGACAATGTGCTGGTGTCAATCCCGTCGGTAGATCGAGGGCGAGGAGATGCAGCCAACCTTCTTGCAGTTATCATCGAAGAAAAAGATGGTAAATTTCGTATAAGGACTAAAGAAGGGATTTTAAGCACATGGCTGGAACGGAACAGTCTGGCAGCTACAAAGTACTGTTCTCTAACGACTGCAGACGTTCAACAAAATGAATATTCATTACGGGAACTTGTTAGATTGGGGTCAATTGGGACCGGACAAGGCTATCGACGTTGTACTTGTCGTACAAATTgcacatgtaaaaaaaataatatgatgtgtaaTTTGGCGTGCCACCCAGGCTATACttgtcaaaatgtttaa